One window of the Rosa rugosa chromosome 3, drRosRugo1.1, whole genome shotgun sequence genome contains the following:
- the LOC133736167 gene encoding pentatricopeptide repeat-containing protein At4g21065-like — protein MQYFQTFKRSKVIINTREAEQSCLALLQLCDVVPKLTQIQAHIVKLGLRNNPLVLTKLASTASDLKAIDCASSFLFSPDSDTHLYDAFLFNTVIRAYAQTGHAKHKALCFYRVMVKGEVLPNKFTYPFVLKACAGVGDLNLGKSVHGSVVKFGFGDDVHVRNTMVHMYCCCGGGIESARKVFDEMPNWDSVSWSAMIGGYVRVGWSSDAVELFREMQMAGVRPDEITMVSVLSACTDLGALELGKWVESYVEKEGIPKSVELCNALIDMFAKCGNVDKALKLFRGMSGRTIVSWTSVIDGLAMHGRGEEAVSLFEEMIGVGVEPDDVAFIGLLSACSHSGLVDKGKRYFSIMVEKFGRVPKIEHYGCLVDMLCRAGHVKEALEFIRRMPIQPNPIILRTLISACRAHGELKLGESITKELIRAEPMHESNYVLLSNIYAKMNHWEKKTKTREAMDKKGMKKIPGSTMIELDNEIYEFVAGDKSHKQSKEIYEMVDEMGRKMKRAGYVPTTSEVLLDIDEEDKEDALNRHSEKLAIAFALLNTPPGTPIRIVKNLRVCDDCHSATKFISKIYNREIVVRDRNRFHHFKDGLCSCRDFW, from the coding sequence ATGCAATATTTCCAAACCTTCAAAAGAAGCAAGGTCATCATTAACACCAGAGAAGCAGAGCAGAGCTGCTTGGCTCTACTCCAACTGTGCGACGTCGTTCCGAAGCTGACGCAAATCCAAGCCCACATTGTCAAATTGGGCCTCCGAAACAACCCCTTAGTGCTCACCAAGTTGGCCTCCACCGCCTCCGACCTCAAGGCCATTGACTGCGCCTCTTCCTTCCTGTTCTCGCCGGATTCCGATACCCATTTATACGATGCGTTTCTGTTCAACACCGTCATCAGGGCTTACGCTCAGACCGGTCATGCAAAGCATAAAGCTTTGTGCTTTTACAGAGTTATGGTTAAAGGTGAAGTCTTGCCTAATAAATTCACCTACCCTTTTGTTCTCAAGGCCTGTGCTGGCGTCGGGGACTTGAATTTGGGGAAGTCGGTTCATGGGTCGGTGGTGAAATTCGGGTTTGGTGATGATGTCCATGTTCGGAACACCATGGTTCATATGTACTGTTGCTGCGGTGGAGGGATTGAAAGTGCACGgaaggtgttcgatgaaatgcctaACTGGGACTCTGTTTCGTGGAGCGCGATGATTGGAGGGTATGTGAGGGTGGGGTGGTCTAGTGATGCGGTGGAGTTGTTTAGGGAGATGCAGATGGCGGGAGTGAGGCCGGATGAGATTACTATGGTTTCGGTTTTGTCTGCGTGTACCGATTTGGGTGCGCTTGAGCTTGGCAAGTGGGTGGAGTCCTACGTTGAGAAAGAAGGGATTCCAAAAAGTGTGGAGCTTTGTAATGCGCTCATTGACATGTTTGCGAAATGTGGCAATGTTGATAAGGCTTTGAAATTGTTTAGGGGCATGAGCGGGAGGACAATTGTTTCTTGGACTTCTGTGATTGATGGTTTGGCAATGCATGGACGTGGAGAAGAGGCCGTTTCTTTGTTTGAGGAAATGATTGGAGTCGGGGTGGAACCGGATGATGTTGCATTTATAGGACTGCTTTCGGCTTGCAGTCATTCCGGGTTGGTTGATAAGGGGAAGAGGTACTTCAGTATTATGGTGGAAAAATTTGGACGTGTACCTAAGATAGAACACTATGGATGCTTGGTGGATATGCTATGCCGAGCTGGACATGTCAAGGAGGCATTGGAGTTTATTCGGAGAATGCCTATTCAGCCAAATCCAATAATTTTGCGAACCCTAATCAGTGCTTGTCGTGCGCATGGTGAGCTCAAGCTTGGTGAGAGCATCACCAAGGAGTTAATCAGGGCTGAACCTATGCATGAGTCAAATTATGTCCTGCTTTCCAACATCTATGCAAAAATGAACCATTGGGAGAAGAAAACCAAGACTAGAGAGGCAATGGACAAGAAAGGGATGAAAAAGATCCCTGGGAGCACTATGATTGAGCTAGATAATGAAATTTATGAATTTGTGGCAGGAGATAAATCGCATAAACAGTCCAAAGAGATTTATGAAATGGTTGATGAAATGGGGAGGAAGATGAAGAGGGCTGGATATGTTCCcactacatcagaagttttgCTAGACATTGAtgaagaagataaagaagaTGCTTTAAATAGGCATAGTGAAAAGTTGGCCATTGCTTTCGCTCTCCTGAACACACCACCAGGAACTCCTATTCGCATTGTAAAGAACTTGCGagtttgtgatgattgccactCTGCTACTAAGTTCATCTCTAAGATTTATAATCGAGAAATAGTGGTGAGGGACCGAAACAGGTTTCACCATTTCAAGGATGGTCTGTGTTCATGTAGAGATTTCTGGTGA
- the LOC133736166 gene encoding uncharacterized protein LOC133736166, whose translation MRKASSISAILFGLVRGPKPSSSFNAIRCYCDRTVSNSRKLPGPLTQYKRLVEQGKLQHDPNQEAVALQLENLLGRLEQYERDMEEYHTSLANWEKKRENERRRILMEEAESKQKDDMWTSVNNQGNKLFRRWMSKKRPENVEPGVGKWVSYLNRERKLDSIVGRRPIAPAAPKGLYIYGNVGSGKTMLMDMFYSATEGIVKHRKRYHFHEAMLKINEQMHQIWKNQVADKSLQSSIANWIMSLPFDSKVKEWVAAEENYKQQFQMKNILPAVADKLLLDRQADQKGGSILCFDEIQTVDVFAIVALSGIVSRLLSTGTVFVATSNRAPTDLNQDGMQKEIFQKFVAKLNEHCENVLIGSEIDYRRVIAQNQRSKDQDHYFWPSDNIALEKFERKWQEVTSQVGEQITSSTISVMFGRKLEVTESCNGVARFTFEDLCGRPVGAADYIAVAENYHTVFISGIPVMSMRISDKARRFITLVDELYNHHCRLFCSAASSIDDLFQGTEEGALFDLESFQFETETEGAKLRRDVLAEGNVSSGGAPTGIVSMLSGQEEMFAFRRAVSRLIEMQTPVYLGGVHSLHPYFQRQRQEFENITAENLQPQLSF comes from the exons ATGAGAAAAGCTTCGTCAATCTCAGCGATCCTATTTGGGCTCGTTCGAGGCCCAAAACCCAGTTCCAGCTTCAATGCGATTCGCTGTTACTGTGATCGAACAGTTTCCAACTCCAGAAAGCTTccag GGCCATTAACGCAGTACAAGAGGTTAGTTGAGCAAGGGAAGCTGCAACATGATCCGAACCAAGAAGCGGTGGCTTTGCAATTGGAGAACTTGCTGGGGAGGTTAGAGCAGTATGAGAGAGATATGGAGGAATATCat ACAAGCCTGGCGAAttgggagaagaagagagagaatgagcGGCGGAGGATTTTAATGGAGGAAGCTGAGAGTAAGCAGAAGGATGACATGTGGACGTCAGTGAACAACCAAGGGAATAAGCTTTTCCGGAGATGGATGTCCAA GAAAAGACCTGAGAATGTAGAACCTGGAGTTGGGAAATGGGTTTCGTACTTAAATAGAGAGAGGAAGTTGGATTCAATTGTTGGACGTCGTCCAATTGCTCCTGCAGCTCCGAAAGGACTGTATATTTATGGCAATGTTGGAAGTG GAAAGACGATGCTTATGGACATGTTCTATAGTGCCACTGAAGGAATAGTTAAGCATCGAAAGAGATATCACTTTCATGAG GCTATGTTGAAAATTAATGAACAAATGCATCAGATTTGGAAAAATCAAGTGGCAGATAAGTCTTTGCAGTCCAGCATTGCTAATTGGATAATGAGTCTACCCTTCGATTCGAAGGTCAAGGAGTGGGTGGCTGCAGAAGAGAACTATAAACAACAGTTTCAGATGAAAAACATCCTTCCAGCTGTAGCAGATAAGCTTCTCCTAGATCGGCAGGCAGATCAAAAGGGTGGCAGCATTCTTTGTTTTGATGAGATACAG ACTGTTGATGTATTTGCTATTGTGGCCTTATCTGGAATTGTTAGCAGATTGCTAAGTACTGGAACTGTTTTTGTGGCCACCAGTAACCGAGCACCAACAGACTTAAATCAG GATGGTATGCAGAAGGAGATCTTCCAAAAGTTTGTTGCCAAATTGAATGAGCACTGTGAGAATGTTCTGATTGGAAGTGAGATAGATTATCGCCGTGTTATAGCTCAAAATCAAAGATCTAAGGACCAG GATCACTACTTCTGGCCTTCAGACAACATTGCTCTGGAGAAATTTGAGAGAAAGTGGCAAGAAGTCACAAGCCAAGTAGGGGAACAGATCACCTCGAGTACTATTTCGGTGATGTTCGGAAG AAAACTGGAGGTTACTGAAAGCTGTAATGGAGTAGCACGATTCACATTTGAGGATCTATGTGGTCGGCCT GTAGGTGCAGCAGATTATATTGCAGTAGCAGAAAATTATCATACTGTCTTCATATCTGGCATTCCAGTGATGAGTATGCGTATCAGTGATAAG GCACGGAGGTTTATTACCCTTGTTGATGAGTTATACAATCATCATTGCCGCCTATTTTGTTCTGCAGCTTCTTCTATTGATGATTTGTTTCAAGGAACTGAAGAGGGTGCACTTTTTGATCTAGAGAG TTTCCAGTTTGAAACAGAGACAGAAGGTGCAAAGCTTCGCCGCGATGTTTTAGCAGAAGGGAATGTGAGTTCAGGAGGTGCCCCAACTGGTATAGTATCCATGCTATCTGGTCAAGAAGAAATGTTTGCTTTCCGCCGAGCA GTttcacgactgattgaaatgcAGACACCTGTATACTTGGGGGGAGTTCATAGTCTTCATCCTTATTTCCAGAGACAACGTCAAGAATTTGAAAATATTACTGCAGAAAACTTACAGCCTCAGTTGTCTTTCTAA